One genomic region from Drosophila subpulchrella strain 33 F10 #4 breed RU33 chromosome 2R, RU_Dsub_v1.1 Primary Assembly, whole genome shotgun sequence encodes:
- the LOC119550497 gene encoding serine/threonine-protein phosphatase PP-Y — MVLTPQELDCIIKELTSLNGNDCTLAEDLIERLIQDTREVIMCQPMLLKLETPVKICGDIHGQFTDLLRIFQACGFPPKANYLFLGDYVDRGKQSLETICLLFAYKVKYPLNFFLLRGNHECASINRIYGFYDEVKRRHRVRLWRRFTDCFDWLPVAAVVGDRIFCCHGGLGPSLRNLEQICLIRRPTDVPDEGILCDLLWADLNHTSEGWGYNDRGVSFTFDEVIVRSFLKAHDLDLMVRAHEVVEDGYEFFANRHLVTIFSAPNYCGLMNNAGGVMSVSEELLCSFVIIQPSHKCEVDEEKEK, encoded by the coding sequence ATGGTCTTGACCCCACAAGAATTAGATTGCATCATAAAGGAGCTGACATCTCTAAATGGAAACGACTGTACTCTCGCAGAGGATCTTATCGAGCGACTCATTCAGGATACACGTGAAGTGATTATGTGCCAACCGATGCTACTAAAACTGGAAACTCCTGTGAAAATCTGCGGCGATATTCATGGTCAGTTTACGGATCTCCTGCGCATTTTCCAGGCATGTGGTTTTCCCCCGAAGGCAAACTACTTGTTTCTCGGGGATTACGTGGACAGGGGTAAACAATCCCTGGAGACGATCTGCCTGCTGTTCGCCTATAAGGTCAAGTACCCTCTGAATTTCTTTCTGCTCCGCGGAAATCACGAGTGTGCCAGCATCAATAGGATTTACGGATTTTACGATGAGGTTAAAAGGAGGCATAGGGTGCGTTTGTGGCGGAGATTCACGGATTGTTTTGACTGGCTGCCGGTGGCCGCGGTGGTTGGAGATCGCATCTTCTGCTGCCACGGAGGTCTAGGTCCATCTCTTCGGAACCTGGAGCAAATCTGCCTGATCCGGCGACCTACGGATGTTCCGGACGAGGGCATCCTGTGCGACCTTCTTTGGGCGGACCTCAATCACACCAGCGAGGGATGGGGCTATAATGATCGGGGTGTCAGCTTCACCTTCGATGAGGTTATTGTGCGGAGTTTCCTAAAAGCCCATGACCTGGACTTGATGGTTCGTGCCCACGAGGTCGTGGAGGATGGCTACGAGTTCTTTGCCAACCGCCATCTGGTCACCATCTTTTCTGCCCCGAACTACTGCGGTCTTATGAACAATGCCGGCGGAGTGATGAGTGTGAGCGAAGAGTTGCTCTGCTCCTTTGTGATTATCCAACCGAGTCATAAATGCGAAGTTGACGAAGAAAAAGAGAAGTGA